The following are encoded in a window of Limibacter armeniacum genomic DNA:
- a CDS encoding DUF4126 domain-containing protein, with amino-acid sequence MEVSDLLFGIITGVGLSAASGFRVFLPLLAVSAAANFNIIDLSESFSWMDTWLAFGCFLTASIVEVLVYYIPAVDNLVDTIAGPAAVVAGTVLTASTLGDISPFFKWTLAIIAGGGAAGITQAATTVARGASTAMTGGLGNIGVSTIENGSSTGMALAAIGAVFSPPLMIALGVITFLVLAGGIWLIVWGVKKIRGRKSNV; translated from the coding sequence ATGGAAGTAAGTGACCTTTTATTCGGTATCATTACGGGAGTTGGTTTAAGTGCCGCCAGTGGCTTTCGGGTATTTCTCCCATTGTTGGCGGTGAGTGCAGCTGCCAATTTCAATATTATAGACTTGTCTGAGAGTTTTAGCTGGATGGATACCTGGTTGGCTTTTGGCTGTTTCTTGACTGCTTCTATTGTAGAGGTGCTGGTGTATTATATCCCAGCAGTAGATAACCTAGTAGATACTATAGCAGGACCTGCTGCAGTGGTGGCGGGTACTGTCTTGACAGCTTCCACACTTGGTGATATCAGTCCGTTTTTTAAGTGGACGCTGGCAATAATTGCTGGAGGTGGTGCGGCAGGTATTACACAGGCAGCCACAACTGTGGCAAGAGGAGCTTCCACTGCCATGACTGGCGGATTGGGGAATATTGGTGTTTCTACAATAGAAAATGGCTCTTCTACGGGAATGGCATTGGCAGCGATAGGGGCTGTATTTTCTCCCCCATTAATGATTGCCTTGGGGGTGATTACCTTTTTGGTCTTGGCAGGTGGTATTTGGCTAATTGTATGGGGAGTGAAAAAGATAAGAGGGCGAAAAAGTAACGTATGA
- a CDS encoding dehydroquinate synthase/iron-containing alcohol dehydrogenase family protein has product MNKLIGLSLLFITSCSEQEMREQTTNQKEEIVEQDKTVSIDVAKSSLTFEELQDSLRLQLLKSKPNNNLKAGFLQEFYIRGLVRQEGNKIVFELPFDLHSFDCGAPDCYLTDITFSIPATEPISFPQKVEFSLSEYGCGIDQETSINGIFERVESTSNYVNYYTKETKSNLAIDGNTRQVYYFTDVEPNSTKVDSIDKILERYNEEDPNAIVPYRSTVMTSNEYERFLKTE; this is encoded by the coding sequence ATGAATAAATTAATCGGCTTGTCACTCTTATTCATCACATCATGTTCTGAACAGGAAATGAGAGAACAGACAACCAACCAAAAAGAAGAAATTGTGGAGCAGGACAAAACAGTCTCTATAGATGTTGCTAAAAGCAGTTTAACATTTGAAGAACTTCAAGACTCTTTAAGGCTTCAGCTTCTCAAATCAAAACCTAACAACAACCTAAAAGCTGGTTTCCTTCAGGAGTTTTACATTCGTGGACTTGTCAGACAAGAGGGAAATAAAATAGTATTTGAGTTACCATTCGATCTCCACAGCTTTGATTGTGGCGCTCCTGATTGCTATTTAACTGATATAACATTTAGTATTCCAGCAACAGAACCTATCTCCTTTCCTCAAAAAGTAGAGTTTTCGCTATCAGAATATGGATGTGGCATAGATCAAGAAACCTCAATCAATGGAATATTTGAACGAGTTGAAAGCACTTCCAACTATGTTAACTACTACACCAAGGAAACTAAGAGTAATTTGGCAATTGATGGGAATACAAGGCAAGTATATTATTTCACTGATGTAGAACCAAATTCAACCAAAGTGGACTCCATCGATAAAATACTTGAGAGGTACAATGAAGAAGATCCAAACGCCATTGTTCCTTACAGATCAACAGTAATGACTTCCAATGAATATGAACGGTTTCTAAAAACAGAATAA
- the scpA gene encoding methylmalonyl-CoA mutase: MRPDFSTLSADKFRIQELAENADLKQLNTWQTAEGIEVKPTFSSEDLKEAEHLHFAAGLPPYLRGPYSTMYASRPWTIRQYAGFSTAEESNAFYRRNLAAGQKGLSVAFDLATHRGYDSDHPRVEGDVGKAGVAIDSILDMKILFDQIPLDKMSVSMTMNGAVIPIMAFYIVAAEEQGVSKEKLSGTIQNDILKEFMVRNTYIYPPKPSMRIIGDIFAYTAEHMPKFNSISISGYHMQEAGATADIELAYTLADGLEYIRTGLESGLKIDEFAPRLSFFWGIGMNHFMEIAKMRAGRMLWAKLVKQFDPKNPKSMALRTHSQTSGWSLSEQDPYNNVARTCVEALAAALGHTQSLHTNALDEAIALPTDFSARIARNTQLYLQDETNVCKVVDPWAGSYYVEYLTDQIAQKAWKLIQEVEELGGMAKAIETGVPKMRIEEAAARKQARIDSGKDTIVGVNKFQTDEVPDFDVLEVDNTAVRNAQLERLRKLKADRNQEAVIASLKAIEEAAKTGEGNLLALAVEAARNRATLGEISDAMETAFGRHKAVIRSVSGVYSHEAKQDKEFTEAKALADEFAQLEGRRPRVMIAKMGQDGHDRGAKVVATSFADLGFDVDVSALFQTPQEIALQAAENDVHAVGASSLAAGHKTLVPQLIAELKKLGREDIVVFAGGVIPPQDYDFLYKAGVAEIFGPGTKIPAAAKKVLKLLMEEE; encoded by the coding sequence ATGCGTCCCGATTTTTCAACACTATCAGCAGATAAATTCAGAATTCAGGAACTGGCAGAAAATGCAGACCTGAAACAGCTTAATACATGGCAAACTGCAGAAGGTATTGAAGTAAAGCCGACTTTCTCATCAGAGGATTTGAAAGAGGCGGAACACCTTCATTTTGCCGCAGGCTTGCCACCATACCTTAGAGGTCCTTACTCGACCATGTACGCTTCACGTCCTTGGACGATACGTCAGTATGCGGGTTTTTCGACAGCAGAAGAATCCAACGCTTTTTACAGACGAAATCTGGCGGCAGGGCAGAAAGGACTTTCTGTAGCCTTTGACTTGGCAACACACCGTGGATATGACTCAGATCATCCAAGGGTAGAAGGGGATGTCGGAAAGGCAGGCGTGGCCATCGATTCCATTTTGGATATGAAAATCCTGTTTGACCAGATTCCACTGGACAAGATGTCTGTGTCGATGACCATGAATGGTGCCGTGATTCCGATTATGGCTTTCTACATTGTGGCAGCGGAAGAACAGGGTGTTTCCAAAGAAAAACTGAGCGGAACTATCCAGAATGATATCCTGAAGGAATTTATGGTTCGTAATACCTATATCTATCCACCGAAACCTTCCATGAGGATTATCGGGGATATCTTCGCCTATACAGCGGAGCATATGCCGAAATTCAACTCCATTTCCATCTCAGGTTACCATATGCAAGAAGCAGGTGCTACAGCTGATATTGAGCTTGCCTATACCTTAGCAGATGGCTTGGAGTATATCCGTACAGGTCTGGAATCAGGACTGAAAATCGATGAGTTTGCACCCCGTCTTTCTTTCTTTTGGGGAATTGGCATGAACCATTTTATGGAAATTGCCAAGATGCGTGCAGGAAGGATGCTTTGGGCAAAACTGGTGAAACAGTTTGATCCGAAAAACCCGAAATCCATGGCACTGCGTACTCACTCACAAACTTCCGGTTGGAGTTTGAGTGAGCAGGATCCTTACAACAACGTAGCCCGTACCTGTGTGGAAGCATTGGCAGCTGCTTTGGGACATACCCAATCGTTGCATACCAATGCTTTGGATGAGGCAATCGCACTGCCGACAGACTTCTCGGCAAGAATTGCTCGTAATACCCAACTTTATTTACAGGATGAAACCAATGTCTGCAAGGTTGTAGACCCTTGGGCCGGTTCTTATTATGTGGAATACCTGACTGACCAGATTGCGCAGAAAGCGTGGAAACTGATTCAGGAGGTCGAAGAACTGGGCGGTATGGCAAAAGCCATAGAAACTGGTGTGCCAAAGATGCGGATTGAGGAAGCGGCAGCACGTAAGCAGGCAAGAATCGATTCAGGGAAAGATACCATTGTAGGGGTCAATAAATTCCAGACAGATGAAGTCCCTGACTTTGATGTACTGGAAGTGGACAACACTGCTGTAAGAAATGCGCAGCTAGAGCGACTAAGAAAACTGAAGGCAGACAGAAATCAGGAAGCGGTAATAGCTTCGCTAAAAGCCATAGAAGAAGCCGCCAAAACAGGCGAAGGAAACCTGTTGGCATTGGCAGTGGAAGCAGCCCGAAACAGAGCCACTTTGGGAGAAATATCAGATGCTATGGAAACTGCCTTCGGCAGGCACAAAGCTGTTATCCGATCAGTATCGGGAGTATATTCTCACGAAGCCAAGCAGGATAAGGAATTTACAGAAGCCAAAGCCTTGGCAGATGAGTTTGCCCAATTGGAAGGCAGACGCCCAAGGGTAATGATTGCCAAGATGGGACAGGACGGACATGATCGAGGAGCTAAGGTAGTGGCGACCAGTTTTGCAGACCTCGGTTTTGATGTGGATGTCAGCGCATTGTTCCAGACCCCACAGGAAATTGCCTTGCAGGCAGCGGAAAACGATGTCCATGCAGTTGGTGCTTCCAGTTTGGCAGCAGGGCACAAGACCCTTGTACCGCAGTTGATTGCAGAACTCAAGAAACTGGGTAGGGAAGATATTGTGGTATTTGCAGGTGGTGTCATCCCTCCGCAAGATTATGATTTCCTGTATAAGGCAGGCGTAGCAGAAATCTTTGGTCCGGGAACTAAGATTCCGGCAGCGGCGAAGAAAGTGTTGAAGCTGTTGATGGAGGAAGAATAG
- a CDS encoding methylmalonyl-CoA mutase family protein, protein MKEKLFDEFSSVSKEEWISKAVADLKGEEQLARLTWETENGISVKPFYTEEDKINSPYLDRLKEAFPKPAFYNEGAREWVNYTKINISGISQANADALEALERGADGVIFNLNGQDIEFNSLLKDIDLTICSIAFENCEAPLVLLKEYLSYLKDSQVPLDQVKGYLMQDPIARLTLTGQWDESELGDMAEAIRLTADLAGFRVLAISSQHFTDAGASHVQELALMLNSLTDYIDHLTDKGLTAQHVFENVAVLMGVGSDYFQEMAKFRAARVLLFELMGAYQVTLPIQDIFLMGVSSVWSKTLYDPYVNMLRNATESMAAILGGVNALYVAPHNSSFEKDSSFSRRIALNISHLLKEESYLDKVVDPAAGSYYLDYLTHTLAEKALTLFKQTEEAGGFIKSFTAGEIQQQIAVIRKQKETQIKRRKQVLVGTNRYPNTGEVITSNKAQSTEVSDVAFELLKPQRAASCFETLRLETDRNVEAGKKRPKVLLALFGNVTMRKARAAFAGEFFGIAGFAVEEKMFDSSEQAAKESITSDADIVVMCAADEDYEAESESFIQQLKREATDKQVVVAGFAESFASKLEEAGVDEFVHLKSDAISVLSDFQRKLF, encoded by the coding sequence ATGAAAGAAAAACTTTTTGATGAATTCTCATCCGTCTCAAAAGAAGAGTGGATAAGCAAGGCAGTGGCAGACCTGAAAGGGGAGGAGCAACTGGCAAGGCTTACGTGGGAAACAGAAAATGGCATTTCAGTAAAGCCATTTTATACGGAAGAAGATAAAATCAACTCACCTTATTTGGATCGTCTGAAAGAGGCATTTCCCAAACCCGCCTTTTACAATGAGGGAGCAAGGGAATGGGTGAATTATACCAAAATAAATATCTCAGGAATATCTCAGGCAAATGCAGATGCCTTGGAAGCGCTCGAAAGAGGTGCCGATGGTGTGATATTTAACCTGAATGGTCAGGATATAGAATTCAACTCCTTGTTGAAAGACATAGACCTGACGATTTGTTCAATTGCATTTGAGAATTGTGAAGCCCCATTGGTACTGTTGAAGGAATACCTATCCTACCTGAAAGATTCACAAGTGCCATTGGATCAGGTAAAAGGTTACCTGATGCAGGACCCAATTGCTAGATTGACCCTTACTGGACAGTGGGATGAAAGTGAACTGGGTGATATGGCAGAAGCCATTCGCTTGACGGCTGACTTGGCAGGTTTTAGAGTATTGGCAATCAGTAGTCAGCACTTTACGGATGCGGGTGCTAGCCATGTACAGGAGTTGGCATTGATGCTGAATAGCCTTACAGACTATATTGATCACCTGACAGACAAGGGACTTACAGCACAACATGTTTTTGAAAATGTAGCGGTTTTGATGGGAGTAGGTAGTGACTACTTTCAGGAGATGGCGAAGTTTAGGGCAGCAAGGGTATTACTGTTTGAGTTGATGGGAGCATATCAGGTGACATTGCCAATTCAGGATATTTTCCTGATGGGCGTATCATCTGTATGGTCAAAAACACTCTATGATCCTTATGTGAATATGCTTCGCAATGCCACTGAAAGTATGGCAGCCATCTTGGGTGGGGTCAATGCCTTGTATGTTGCGCCACATAATAGCTCTTTTGAAAAGGATTCTTCTTTCTCAAGAAGGATTGCCCTCAATATTTCTCACCTGCTCAAAGAGGAATCATATCTGGATAAGGTAGTAGATCCTGCGGCAGGGTCTTATTATTTGGATTACCTGACGCATACCTTAGCAGAGAAAGCCTTGACGCTTTTCAAGCAAACTGAAGAAGCGGGTGGGTTTATCAAAAGCTTTACAGCAGGCGAAATCCAGCAGCAGATTGCGGTAATCAGAAAGCAAAAAGAAACGCAGATCAAAAGACGAAAGCAGGTTTTGGTAGGAACCAACCGCTATCCAAATACAGGAGAAGTTATCACCTCAAACAAAGCACAATCAACAGAAGTGTCAGATGTAGCGTTTGAGTTGCTGAAGCCACAGCGGGCTGCTAGTTGTTTTGAGACGTTGAGATTGGAGACAGATCGCAATGTAGAAGCAGGAAAGAAAAGACCAAAAGTATTGCTGGCACTTTTTGGTAATGTCACCATGCGTAAAGCGAGGGCTGCATTTGCTGGAGAGTTTTTTGGTATTGCAGGTTTTGCAGTAGAAGAAAAGATGTTTGATTCGTCAGAACAGGCCGCCAAAGAAAGTATCACCTCCGATGCGGATATTGTAGTCATGTGTGCTGCCGATGAGGATTATGAGGCAGAGAGTGAGTCATTTATACAGCAACTGAAGCGTGAAGCTACAGATAAGCAGGTTGTAGTGGCAGGTTTTGCCGAGTCATTTGCGAGCAAGTTGGAAGAGGCAGGCGTGGATGAATTTGTCCATCTGAAATCCGATGCCATCTCAGTATTGTCAGACTTTCAGCGTAAACTTTTCTAA
- a CDS encoding VOC family protein, producing the protein MNISHIEHIGIAVKNLEESIRYYEEVLGLKCYAIEEVKDQQVKTAFFQVGQTKIELLESTSDDGPVGKFIEKKGEGIHHLAFAVNDIEKSLRKPMIKASG; encoded by the coding sequence ATGAACATTTCACATATCGAACACATTGGCATTGCTGTAAAGAACTTGGAAGAAAGTATCCGCTACTACGAAGAGGTGCTTGGATTGAAGTGCTATGCCATTGAGGAAGTGAAGGACCAGCAAGTGAAAACAGCTTTTTTTCAGGTTGGTCAGACCAAAATTGAACTACTCGAATCAACTTCAGACGACGGTCCTGTCGGTAAATTTATTGAGAAAAAAGGGGAAGGGATTCACCATTTGGCATTTGCAGTAAATGACATAGAAAAAAGCCTGAGGAAGCCCATGATAAAGGCGTCAGGCTGA
- a CDS encoding GNAT family N-acetyltransferase has protein sequence MEKQIILKEIEASQTWQIRHQVMWPDKPIDYVKLDEDKKGMHFGLEVEGKLVSIVSLFVENGEAQFRKFATLEEEQGKGYGSKLLTHLMDAVAELGVTRVWCNARANKTTFYNRFGLKETRNQFSKGGLDYVIMEKRLIH, from the coding sequence ATGGAGAAGCAAATTATTCTAAAGGAAATAGAGGCAAGTCAAACCTGGCAGATCAGGCACCAAGTAATGTGGCCTGATAAACCAATAGATTATGTAAAGCTTGATGAGGATAAAAAAGGGATGCATTTTGGTTTGGAGGTGGAAGGTAAGCTGGTTTCCATTGTGTCGCTTTTTGTAGAAAACGGGGAAGCACAATTCCGCAAGTTTGCCACTTTGGAGGAAGAGCAGGGGAAAGGTTATGGTTCAAAACTGTTGACGCATTTGATGGATGCTGTAGCTGAATTGGGTGTGACAAGGGTTTGGTGCAATGCAAGGGCAAATAAAACTACTTTTTACAATCGATTTGGTTTGAAAGAAACGAGAAACCAGTTCAGTAAAGGGGGATTGGATTATGTCATAATGGAAAAAAGGTTAATCCACTAG
- a CDS encoding LysR family transcriptional regulator, with protein MNLQFVKYFVALSETGNFTKAAQQVHVVQSTFSTGIKKLEEQLNCQLFYRDNKLVHLTEEGKILLPKAKQLLAIWASMESTFSVDEAKPFHIGISDEVDFQTLVPYFKTFQGLYPNCQVQVFELPQKELYQQLRTQEVEGFFQKMPPTDTEQYAYKLIRQDKLALAVPENHHMAQKSKVCFKELQGIDFIERKSCSLYNEVKKAFDDEGINPKVVFSAKRDETTKALVASSIGVSLVPDIGVDYPGISFVPISDRKFTRKVFFIWKKNADSAVLKKFLDVKI; from the coding sequence ATGAACCTTCAGTTTGTCAAATACTTCGTGGCGCTATCTGAGACAGGGAACTTTACTAAGGCAGCCCAGCAGGTACATGTTGTGCAGTCGACCTTCTCAACTGGGATTAAAAAGCTGGAAGAACAGCTGAATTGTCAACTTTTCTATCGGGATAATAAGCTTGTGCATTTAACAGAGGAAGGAAAGATCCTGTTACCTAAAGCCAAGCAATTGTTGGCAATCTGGGCATCTATGGAATCCACATTTTCAGTTGATGAGGCAAAGCCTTTTCATATTGGGATCAGTGATGAAGTGGACTTTCAGACGCTTGTGCCGTATTTTAAAACTTTTCAAGGGCTTTACCCGAACTGTCAGGTGCAGGTATTTGAGTTGCCTCAGAAAGAGCTGTATCAGCAGCTAAGGACACAGGAGGTAGAGGGCTTTTTCCAAAAAATGCCTCCTACAGATACAGAGCAATATGCCTATAAGCTTATTAGGCAGGATAAGTTGGCGTTGGCTGTTCCTGAAAACCACCATATGGCACAGAAAAGTAAAGTCTGCTTCAAGGAGCTTCAGGGTATTGACTTTATTGAGCGAAAAAGTTGCTCGCTGTATAATGAAGTGAAAAAGGCTTTTGATGATGAGGGGATTAATCCTAAAGTAGTTTTCAGTGCAAAAAGAGATGAGACAACAAAAGCATTGGTTGCATCAAGTATAGGAGTTTCACTGGTGCCTGATATTGGAGTGGACTACCCCGGTATCAGCTTTGTACCTATTTCTGACAGGAAATTTACTCGGAAAGTATTCTTTATCTGGAAAAAGAATGCAGACTCAGCTGTCCTGAAAAAGTTTTTGGATGTGAAAATTTAA
- a CDS encoding NAD(P)H-dependent oxidoreductase: protein MKKVLIINGHQYYPFSEGKLNAALVDITKEVLTTKGYEIKEVNMKDEYNVEEEVEKHLWADIVILQTPINWMGITWSFKKYMDEVYTTGMFGQLCNGDGRSEAAPKKNYGTGGLLTDSKYMMSVTFNAPSEAFDNEDEYLFGGKGVDNLLFPQHMNFRFFGMKPLPTFACFDVMKNPDIENDFKRFREHLEQNV from the coding sequence ATGAAGAAGGTATTAATCATCAATGGACATCAATACTACCCATTTTCTGAAGGCAAACTGAATGCTGCCCTAGTGGATATCACAAAAGAGGTACTCACAACAAAAGGGTATGAGATCAAAGAAGTCAATATGAAAGATGAGTACAATGTGGAAGAAGAAGTTGAAAAGCACCTTTGGGCTGACATTGTAATCCTTCAGACACCAATTAACTGGATGGGTATTACTTGGAGCTTCAAAAAATATATGGACGAGGTTTATACCACTGGCATGTTTGGACAACTTTGTAACGGTGATGGCAGAAGTGAGGCAGCTCCCAAAAAGAATTATGGTACAGGTGGATTGCTGACTGATTCTAAATATATGATGTCTGTCACATTCAATGCACCAAGTGAAGCATTCGACAATGAAGATGAGTACCTTTTTGGAGGTAAAGGAGTAGACAACCTGTTGTTTCCTCAACATATGAACTTCAGGTTCTTTGGGATGAAACCACTACCAACCTTTGCCTGTTTTGATGTTATGAAGAACCCTGACATTGAAAACGACTTCAAGCGATTCAGGGAGCACCTTGAACAAAACGTCTAA
- a CDS encoding bestrophin family protein: MLTKVRYSVKDMTLWTRWETSGFIAYSFLAVFLYEELELTFLAVPWTPIALVGTAVAFILGFQNSAAYGRIWEARKVWGGIVNTSRTWGMKTKDMVTNEYATEPETEAELKEQKRILVYRHIAWLTTLRYAMRQRKKWETFDNHFTNREWSNAIHIPEKVLPIEEALFPYLSPEELRYTMDKNNKSTTLLYLQSNHLRELKEKGLIWEFSFLELENLLQEFLTFQGQSERIKNFPYPRQYATLSYIFVMIFIILLPFGIVPEFSKIATSLTDNFPRISEVFTWLAIPFCTIVSWVFHTMQRIGVVGENPFEGTANDVPISTISRGIEIDLRQLLDEEKSSIPKQFPENKNVQM; the protein is encoded by the coding sequence ATGCTTACCAAAGTAAGATACTCTGTCAAAGATATGACACTCTGGACCCGATGGGAAACATCGGGTTTCATTGCTTATTCCTTTCTGGCAGTTTTCCTGTATGAAGAACTCGAACTAACCTTCCTTGCTGTTCCTTGGACACCCATTGCACTGGTCGGTACAGCAGTAGCTTTTATTCTGGGTTTCCAAAACAGTGCTGCCTACGGAAGAATCTGGGAAGCCCGCAAGGTATGGGGAGGGATCGTGAACACTTCCAGAACTTGGGGAATGAAAACCAAGGACATGGTCACGAATGAGTATGCCACTGAACCCGAAACAGAAGCTGAACTAAAAGAGCAAAAACGCATCTTGGTATATCGGCATATCGCTTGGCTGACAACTTTGAGATATGCCATGAGGCAGAGAAAAAAATGGGAAACCTTTGATAACCATTTCACCAACAGAGAATGGTCCAATGCTATTCACATTCCTGAAAAGGTTTTACCTATAGAAGAAGCCCTTTTCCCTTATCTCAGTCCTGAGGAACTTCGCTACACAATGGACAAAAACAATAAGTCCACTACACTTCTTTACCTGCAATCCAATCATCTTAGGGAGCTCAAAGAAAAAGGGCTGATCTGGGAATTCTCATTTCTCGAACTCGAAAACCTTTTGCAGGAATTCCTCACCTTTCAAGGGCAATCCGAAAGAATCAAAAACTTCCCATATCCCCGTCAATACGCTACGCTCTCGTATATCTTTGTAATGATTTTCATTATCCTTTTACCATTCGGCATTGTCCCTGAATTCTCAAAAATCGCTACATCACTGACAGATAATTTCCCTCGTATCAGCGAAGTATTCACATGGCTGGCAATCCCCTTCTGCACCATCGTTTCATGGGTTTTTCACACCATGCAAAGAATCGGAGTGGTGGGAGAAAACCCATTTGAAGGGACTGCCAATGACGTCCCTATCTCCACCATTTCAAGGGGAATTGAGATTGACCTCCGCCAACTGCTGGATGAAGAAAAAAGCAGCATTCCTAAACAGTTTCCTGAAAACAAAAATGTCCAGATGTAA